GCATGGGGCGATAAATACCGTGGGATTAAAGTCGGGGAAGAAATTTCAGTAAACTTTGGTATCGATGATCGTTGGATGGATGCACAGTTTATGATGGCAAGTGGTCCATTACTCGTATTGGACGGCAAAAAAAATCTGACAATCAATGAATCAAGTTCACGTGCTAGAGAAGTGGCACCACGTACAGCGATTGCAATCAGCAAAGATAAGAAGAAAGTACACTTAATTACAGTGGACGGACGTATTAACTCAAGTGCTGGTATGACATTACCACAATTTGCGGATTATCTAGTAAGCCTTGGCTTTGACCGTGCGATTAATTTAGATGGCGGCGGTTCAACAACAATGGGTATACGTAAATACGGCAGCAATACAGTCGTTTTAGCCAATACACCATCTGGAGGTACGCAACGTCGCGTTTCTGCGATTATTGAGGCAATCAGTACAGCACCAACAACAAATGCACCTAAATATATTCAAGTAAATCGTGATAAAGTAGGTACGCTGTTAGTCGGTGCAACAGTGAAACTTACACCGAATTATGTGCTGGATGAGTATTACAACCCATTGGCAGTAAATGCAGGTGACTTTGTAGTAACACCACAAAACAATACAGTAACAGTTAACGGCTTAAGCTATACAGCTGTAGCACCTGGCTCTGAACGTATTACGGTTTCAAATAAAGGCGCAACACAAACAATTAGCTTCAATGTAGTGGATGCACCGGCTGGACTTTCTATTTCAGGTGTTTCGGGTCCAATTCAACCAAATGCATCGCTTCAATTAAAAGCAAATGTAACAGGCGCAAATAATGAAACACTTATTTATAACGATTCGCAAATTAAATGGACTGTAGATGGAAACATGGGTACAGTATCCAGCTCAGGTCTTTTCAAATCAAATGGTAAAGAAGGAACTGCCCGTGTAACGGCGACATTAGGAACAAAATCTGTTTCTAATGAAATTGTTATAAAGGCTGTTGAACAACCATTATTTAAAGATATTTCCGTAAACAATGTTTATAAAACTGAAATAAAATATTTAGTTGATAATAACTTAATTAACGGTTATCCGGATGGTACATTCAAACCAGATATAGCATTAAACCGTGGGCAGGCGGCGGTATTGCTGACTCGTGCATTAGGCTTATCGACTAAAGATGTGCCAAATCCTGGATTTAGCGATCTATCAACAAAGAGCACATATTATGGTGCGGTTGCGGCAATTGTACAAGCAGGCATCATGAGTGGTACTGGTGATGGCAAGTACGAACCGGGCAAACCATTAACTCGTGCTCAAATGGCAAAAATTCTCGTTGAGGCCTATAAGTTAACAGGCACTACTACTTCGAAATTTAAAGATGTAAGTACAAAACACTGGGCATACGATTACATTCATACGCTGGCAGCAAATGAAATTACGACAGGTTATGAAGATAATACGTACAAACCAAGTCAAGAAGTATCACGCGTGCACTTTAGCTTATTCTTATACCGCACAATTACACAAAATAAATAAGAGAGAACCTTTGTAAAGTTGCAGCGAGGAATCGCAACTTTTACAAAGGTTTTTTTATGGGGAAAAAGAAGGCTTTGGGGAAGAGAGGGAGGAGAGCGTGAAGTGAAGTGAGGTTGGTACGGAGAGTTTTAGTGCGTGGAATGAGTTTTGATGGGGAGATGTAAGTAATTGTTGCGCTGTTTTTGCGCGGAAGTAGAATGCTTAGACAAGAATGTAGAACCTAGCATCAGGAAAGTAGAATGTTTTACGAGTAAAGTAGAAAGTTTCACTCGAAAAGTAGAACGGGTTGCGAGTAATAGCCGAGTTGTCGCGGAAAGTAGAATATTGTGGCACGAAAGTAGAATAATGTGGCGCCAAAGTAGAATACTTACGTAATTAAGTAGAACTTCGCACCAAAAAAGTAGAACGATTTACCAGTAAAGTAGAAAGTTTTACTCGAAAAGTAGAATGGGTTGCGAGTAATAGCCGAGTTGTCGCTGAAAGTAGAATAATTTGGCACGAAAGTAGAATAGTTACGTAATAAAGTAGAACTTCGCACCAAAAAAGTAGAACGATTTACCAGTAAAGTAGAAAGTTTCACTCGAAATGTAGAACACGTTGTGAGTATTCGCCAATTTCTCAGAGAAAATAGAGTGCATCAGAACTCCGCTCCAAAAAAGTTGAACTCTACCCCGAAAAATGAGAAAAATATACTTTTTAGGTAACTCATCACCTCCTTAAAGTAGAAATCACATAAGAAAATAACCTATTCATTTTTTCTTTCTAAAATATCTTCAGGAATTAAGTGATATACACCACGTCCTTTGCCAAATTGCTCGAATTTTAAGCGCTTCAGCAGTTTTGAAGTAACTGCTTTACAGTCGATCCCAACAAATTTCCTCAATTCACGATTAGTAATGCGGTCTCCGATTAATAGACGATATTGATGTAACGCTAAAAAGATAGCTTCTTTACTTTTCACGCCGCAGTGTGGGCAAATCCACAATCCGTGATGATAATACATGACATGGTGAAAGTCACAATTCTGGCAAAGGACGCCATTTCGTAAACGATCTCTTTCCACGTTCTTGCTATAGGGAAGCCGGCGCGAGATAGAGACTAATTTTCTTTCCAAATCCATTAAATTAACTGTTGATTCACCATTGGTTTCATATAATTTTTCTAAAAAATTTGGCAAGCCGCTTAAATGAATAATTGGGTAACCGTTTAAGGACGAATCCAATTTTGTCCTTATATTAGCATTGATCACAATATACAAAACAGGCAATGAGATCCCCCATTTTGATAATAAATACGATATATATAACTGGTGCCGATAAGCTTGATCAAATGGATTTTTGAAGTTTTCTATAACCCCTTCCTCAGTTTGACGGGCGAATTCATGAAATGCGGGTTTATAAAATAATGTACCTGAAATTTGTTTGACCTCGACAACGAGAAGAAATCTTGTCGTAATTATAAGGGCGTCAATCTGATGAGAAAAACCCTTTTCATTTATACACTCAAAGTTATAGAAAATTTTATAGGGGCCAGGAAAATGGTAATCCGCTAATGTTCTCTGCATTTTTAATTCACCTGCAAGTCCAGCTTGGGAGCGATAGTAAGCCTGTTGATAAGAGGAAAACTCTTCATCATCAACTTTTAATCTAGAAATAAGGGCTTCCAAATAGACAAGTTTTTCAGTCCTATACAATAAATCACCTCTACTCGGGCATTGAGACGAAATCTCTATGACAGCAATGTATCCGAAAATTTCAAAGCTTGCAAATGGACGGAAAAAGTCATTTATTGCATAAATTCCTCGTCAAAAAGTAAAAATGAAACTAATCTTATATATAAACCGTCTCATTAACGAAAAACTACAAATTTAATATTATTTTTCTTGTTGGGAAATAGTGTGTTCTTGCCATTGGAAATATCGTTTCAAACAGACATTATGATATACTGAAAATACGAATCATAACGCAAAACACATCTACTATAGATGTTTTTTTCAAATGAAAAATGAAATAAGCCAAGCGCATCGATACGCTTGATTCAAAGGATGATTAAATAAATGAAAATTGGTATTGTAGGAAATTACGGAAATGATAATAATGGAGACGAGGCGATTTTATTAAGTATTATTCGCCAGCTGCAGAAGGTATTTCAAATAGATACAAAAAATATTACGGTTTTTAGTAATAATCCTAAACAAACTGCTGAACGTTATACTGTGCAAAGTTACCCTTTATACTACAAAAACGGTAATGCTGTGAAAACGTTTATGAAGACGTACAAAGAGAATTCCAACGTCGTGAAAAACCTTGATTTCGTCGTAATCGGCGGCGGCGGTATTTTAATGGACCATTATAAACGCGAAGCACCGTTATATGGTTCGTACGCGATGATGGCGAAAAATAACAATGTACCGTATGTTGTCTATGGCTGTGGTGCCGGTCCGCTTAACACAGGTTTAGGGAAATGGTTTATCCGCTATATGGCCAAGCATGCACAAAATATTTCAGTGCGTGACCCGCAATCAAAACAGCTGCTTAAAACAATTGGTGTAAAACGTGATGTTCCTGTTATTGGAGACCCTGCATTTAGTTTAGAAGTAGAACGTTCAGATTATAGTGAAAAACCAAAATCGGTTGGGGTTACAGCAGTTCCCTACTATAATGCTTCATACTGGCCAACAGGCGATGTGACAAAATACGAAAACTATATTGATGGTATGGCGAAAAACCTGGACCGTCTAATTGAAGAGCATAATGTCGATGTAACTTTTTTTGCGACTAAATATCCGCAAGATGCTGATGTGACAAAGGATATCCAAGCTAAAATGAAGCATCCGGAAAACACAAAAATTATTGATGAAAACTTGCCGCCGCAGCGTATTTTACAAATTACGTCCACATTTGATGTGCTGATCGGTACAAGACTTCATTCATTAATATTGGCAACAGATGCGAAAACGCCGATTATCGGTGTGTCATATCATGTGAAGGTTAATGACTTTTTACAAATGGCAGGGCTAGGAAACTATTCATTACCGATTGATTCACTTCATGAATCAGACGAGAAGTTTGCGATGCTTTTTAACGATATGGCAGTAGATTGGAACGGTGCACAAAACTTAGCGGCTCGTACAAATGCATCATTTAAAGAAAAATCAGCATTAGGGGAGCAGCTTTTAAAAGAAGGTGCGAAAAAGTAATGAAAAAAGTATTCGTCATTAGCAATATGTACCCTTCAAAGGAACATTTAGCTTACGGCATTTTCGTGAAAAATCAGGTTGAGCAACTGGAACGAGAAGGAATCGAAACAGTGCTAGCAGTAAATACCAATCCCGCAACAGGGAAGAAAAATGTTATTTTAAAATATTTAAAATGGGCACAGCAGTTTATGCGAGTTTTCCGTGCAAACAAGCGTAATATTTCGCTAACACATAGCCATTACGTTTTTCCGAGCGGGATGTTCAGCTACTATTTAAAAAAGCGTCACAATATACCGTATATCGTGACAGCACATGGTGGCGATATTAACAAAATGGCCAAAAAAGGCGGGCAAATCCGTGAGTTTACGGAGAAGATTTTACAGTCTGCAGATCATGTCATTGCAGTAGGGGAAGAGCTTGCTGCAACGATTGAAACAACTTTCCATGTTGAAAACGATAAAATTTCGGTGATGAGCATGGGAATTGATCGTACGGTTTTCAAAGAAGCGGACGATAAAAAACAATGTGCCAAAGAGTTAGGGATGGATCCCGATAAGACAAACTTTTTATTCGTAGGTAACATCATACGGGAAAAAGGCGTTACAGAACTTGTGAGGGCATTCAATAAAGTAACGGAATCCCTTCCGGAACAAGCCGCTCTTTATTGTGTCGGATCGACAAAAGATAGTAATTTTACTAGTAAAGTAAAAGAGCTGGCTAAGGACAATACAGCAATTCACTTTATCGAACCGATGCCGCAGCAGGAGTTGGCGCGTTATTTCCAGGCGGCAGATGTTTTCGTACTGCCTTCTTATATTGAAGGACTGGGATTAGTAGCTTTAGAGGCAATGAGCTGCGGCGTACCGGTCATTGCATCGGATGTCGGGGGACTGCATTATATGCTGGCGGATGGAGCAGGGGTATTAGTTCCTCCCAAAGACGAAATTTTACTTCAGCTGGCTCTTGAAAATGCAGTGAAAAAAGGGATTGCAGTGAATGAAGCGCGTGTAGCCGAGCTGCTTCATACACATGATGCAAAAAATATTATTGCGCGTTTAAAAGGGCTCTACACAACACATGCGAAATAAAGTAATTGTAACTAAAGGAATGTGATAAGCGTTGAAAGGAATTTTAAAAATAATAGGGGCCGTCGCGGTTATTAATATTTTAGCGCGTCTGGTCGGCTTTGCCCGTGAAACATATATCGGGATTGAATTTGGTACAACTTTATATTCAGACAGTATTGTTAATGCTTATACAATTCCAAACTTTTTATATTTAGTTATTGGCGGAGCGTTTACGACGGCGTTTATATCCATTTACCATAAGACGTCATCGAGCATTACGGAATATATACAGCGAACGTTTACAACGATTGTTGTTTCGATTACGCTCATTGTCATTTTATTTATGGTGTTGGCTGATCCGATCTTAATGCAATTTTTCCAAGTTGATAATCAGGCGGAATA
This genomic window from Solibacillus sp. FSL R5-0449 contains:
- a CDS encoding S-layer homology domain-containing protein, producing the protein MKTNKSLFIAVLMVFALIFSTPQFTSAAQSTNDSYPLSTGVKYSNYTHKGSKTSIVNHLEVDLTDSFTKIGLGLPSPVNTLMTTTQHANSHTKEGNRVVGAINSNFYNMGDGYPLYLISQYNTIVTPSVISDSSSNYVSQPIAFGITKDGFGEIAYYNSKINVTYNGQTNEVNGLNVKRGTDEAIVYTPQNHSSMTPNNGKGMEFIVETGNTIGATKFGQTLTGKVTAIRGYDDETKTKIPRNGFVLSFNGSAWGDKYRGIKVGEEISVNFGIDDRWMDAQFMMASGPLLVLDGKKNLTINESSSRAREVAPRTAIAISKDKKKVHLITVDGRINSSAGMTLPQFADYLVSLGFDRAINLDGGGSTTMGIRKYGSNTVVLANTPSGGTQRRVSAIIEAISTAPTTNAPKYIQVNRDKVGTLLVGATVKLTPNYVLDEYYNPLAVNAGDFVVTPQNNTVTVNGLSYTAVAPGSERITVSNKGATQTISFNVVDAPAGLSISGVSGPIQPNASLQLKANVTGANNETLIYNDSQIKWTVDGNMGTVSSSGLFKSNGKEGTARVTATLGTKSVSNEIVIKAVEQPLFKDISVNNVYKTEIKYLVDNNLINGYPDGTFKPDIALNRGQAAVLLTRALGLSTKDVPNPGFSDLSTKSTYYGAVAAIVQAGIMSGTGDGKYEPGKPLTRAQMAKILVEAYKLTGTTTSKFKDVSTKHWAYDYIHTLAANEITTGYEDNTYKPSQEVSRVHFSLFLYRTITQNK
- a CDS encoding polysaccharide pyruvyl transferase family protein, with translation MKIGIVGNYGNDNNGDEAILLSIIRQLQKVFQIDTKNITVFSNNPKQTAERYTVQSYPLYYKNGNAVKTFMKTYKENSNVVKNLDFVVIGGGGILMDHYKREAPLYGSYAMMAKNNNVPYVVYGCGAGPLNTGLGKWFIRYMAKHAQNISVRDPQSKQLLKTIGVKRDVPVIGDPAFSLEVERSDYSEKPKSVGVTAVPYYNASYWPTGDVTKYENYIDGMAKNLDRLIEEHNVDVTFFATKYPQDADVTKDIQAKMKHPENTKIIDENLPPQRILQITSTFDVLIGTRLHSLILATDAKTPIIGVSYHVKVNDFLQMAGLGNYSLPIDSLHESDEKFAMLFNDMAVDWNGAQNLAARTNASFKEKSALGEQLLKEGAKK
- a CDS encoding glycosyltransferase; this translates as MKKVFVISNMYPSKEHLAYGIFVKNQVEQLEREGIETVLAVNTNPATGKKNVILKYLKWAQQFMRVFRANKRNISLTHSHYVFPSGMFSYYLKKRHNIPYIVTAHGGDINKMAKKGGQIREFTEKILQSADHVIAVGEELAATIETTFHVENDKISVMSMGIDRTVFKEADDKKQCAKELGMDPDKTNFLFVGNIIREKGVTELVRAFNKVTESLPEQAALYCVGSTKDSNFTSKVKELAKDNTAIHFIEPMPQQELARYFQAADVFVLPSYIEGLGLVALEAMSCGVPVIASDVGGLHYMLADGAGVLVPPKDEILLQLALENAVKKGIAVNEARVAELLHTHDAKNIIARLKGLYTTHAK
- a CDS encoding nuclease-related domain-containing protein, whose translation is MYRTEKLVYLEALISRLKVDDEEFSSYQQAYYRSQAGLAGELKMQRTLADYHFPGPYKIFYNFECINEKGFSHQIDALIITTRFLLVVEVKQISGTLFYKPAFHEFARQTEEGVIENFKNPFDQAYRHQLYISYLLSKWGISLPVLYIVINANIRTKLDSSLNGYPIIHLSGLPNFLEKLYETNGESTVNLMDLERKLVSISRRLPYSKNVERDRLRNGVLCQNCDFHHVMYYHHGLWICPHCGVKSKEAIFLALHQYRLLIGDRITNRELRKFVGIDCKAVTSKLLKRLKFEQFGKGRGVYHLIPEDILERKNE